From the Excalfactoria chinensis isolate bCotChi1 chromosome 1, bCotChi1.hap2, whole genome shotgun sequence genome, one window contains:
- the RXYLT1 gene encoding ribitol-5-phosphate xylosyltransferase 1 isoform X1: MRGARKRLCSALLVAYGLFSLYAAYTVFLRPRRPAASRPPHKDRRGPRGFDHVPLGNEEWNPWEADEKSEQVAAQQRYENVLKLVQNARSQLEQTSLRVQIWGKAAIGLYLWQHIFGGHLEPADVTAQWREGSQKAGKTYFSFITGPSVVPGYFSVEAENVVLVLNGREKAKIAYATQWLHYAQTLLQTHKILHVAVVLLGNEQCNNEWIQPYLKRHGGFVNLLFVTYDYALVNEEDIFQWPLGVATYRNFPVVEPSWSMLHDPRSYLCNFLGTVYKNSSRETLMGILKQDGLDKLCWIAAREQWQPQETNESFKNYQDALLQSDLTLCPVGINTECYRIYEACSYGSVPVIEDVMTLGDCRNSSMYHSAPLQLLKTMGAPFIFIKNWKELPAVLEKEKKMSLQEKIQRRKKLIEWYQNFKAWMRQKFINTLENSFLPSDKG, from the exons ATGCGGGGCGCTCGCAAGCGGCTCTGCTCCGCCCTGCTCGTCGCATACGGCCTCTTCTCCCTGTACGCGGCCTACACCGTCTTcctccggccccgccgcccggccgcctcccgcccgccgcACAAGGACCGCCGCGGCCCGCGAG GTTTCGATCATGTTCCTTTGGGAAATGAAGAGTGGAACCCGTGGGAAGCTGATGAGAAAAGCGAACAGGTTGCTGCTCAGCAGAGATACGAAAATGTTCTTAAGCTGGTACAAAACGCAAGGTCTCAGCTAGAACAGACCAGCCTTAGAGTACAGATCTGGGGAAAAGCAGCGATTG GTCTTTACCTATGGCAGCATATTTTTGGAGGGCATCTTGAGCCAGCTGATGTGACTGCACAGTGGAGAGAAGGAAGccaaaaagcaggaaaaacgTATTTCAG CTTTATCACTGGTCCATCTGTAGTTCCTGGCTACTTCTCAGTTGAAGCTGAGAATGTTGTGCTAGTTctgaatggaagagaaaaagcgAAGATCGCTTACGCCACTCAGTGGTTGCATTATGCACAAACGTTGCTTCAGACTCACAAGATACTGCACGTAGCTGTTGTGCTGCTTGGAAACGAGCAGTGCAACAACGAATGGATTCAACCATACCTGAAAAGACATGGAGGATTTGTAAATCTGCTCTTCGTAACGTATGACTATGCATTGGTAAATGAAGAAGATATTTTCCAGTGGCCTTTAGGAGTAGCTAC CTACAGAAATTTTCCGGTTGTGGAGCCCAGCTGGTCAATGCTGCACGATCCAAGGTCATATCTCTGTAATTTCTTGGGAACAGTTTACAAGAACTCTTCTAGAGAAACCCTGATGGGAATTCTGAAGCAGGATGGGCTTGATAAACTTTGCTGGATTGCAGCCAGAGAACA GTGGCAGCCccaggaaacaaatgaaagttTCAAGAACTATCAAGATGCCTTGCTGCAGAGTGATCTGACGTTGTGCCCAGTGGGAATAAATACTGAATGCTACAGAATTTATGAAGCTTGTTCATACGGATCCGTGCCTGTTATAGAAGATGTAATGACACTTGGTGATTGCAGAAATTCATCAATGTACCACAGTGCTCCATTACAATTATTAAAAACCATGGGGGCTCCTTTTATCTTTATTAAAAACTGGAAAGAGCTTCCTGCtgttttagagaaagaaaaaaaaatgagcttacaagaaaaaattcaaagaagaaaaaagcttatAGAATGGTACCAAAACTTCAAAGCATGGATGAGACAGAAATTCATTAATACCTTGGAAAATTCATTTCTGCCCAGCGATAAAGGATAA
- the RXYLT1 gene encoding ribitol-5-phosphate xylosyltransferase 1 isoform X2 has translation MLHDPRSYLCNFLGTVYKNSSRETLMGILKQDGLDKLCWIAAREQWQPQETNESFKNYQDALLQSDLTLCPVGINTECYRIYEACSYGSVPVIEDVMTLGDCRNSSMYHSAPLQLLKTMGAPFIFIKNWKELPAVLEKEKKMSLQEKIQRRKKLIEWYQNFKAWMRQKFINTLENSFLPSDKG, from the exons ATGCTGCACGATCCAAGGTCATATCTCTGTAATTTCTTGGGAACAGTTTACAAGAACTCTTCTAGAGAAACCCTGATGGGAATTCTGAAGCAGGATGGGCTTGATAAACTTTGCTGGATTGCAGCCAGAGAACA GTGGCAGCCccaggaaacaaatgaaagttTCAAGAACTATCAAGATGCCTTGCTGCAGAGTGATCTGACGTTGTGCCCAGTGGGAATAAATACTGAATGCTACAGAATTTATGAAGCTTGTTCATACGGATCCGTGCCTGTTATAGAAGATGTAATGACACTTGGTGATTGCAGAAATTCATCAATGTACCACAGTGCTCCATTACAATTATTAAAAACCATGGGGGCTCCTTTTATCTTTATTAAAAACTGGAAAGAGCTTCCTGCtgttttagagaaagaaaaaaaaatgagcttacaagaaaaaattcaaagaagaaaaaagcttatAGAATGGTACCAAAACTTCAAAGCATGGATGAGACAGAAATTCATTAATACCTTGGAAAATTCATTTCTGCCCAGCGATAAAGGATAA